The Juglans microcarpa x Juglans regia isolate MS1-56 chromosome 2D, Jm3101_v1.0, whole genome shotgun sequence DNA window CCAGAAATTGGAAATCCATGGTTCCTACATCAGCGGTTGCGTCTTCTCCATCTTCCTGATCTCCTTCCCCTCCAAAATTACCCTCAGTACCACTAGAGGTCTGTGCTGCATTAATACTCCAATTGTAATCGAAGCCCATTTCCCTCCCTCCGCAGTCTTCTTTTTCAGTTATAGAGGATTCAAAACTCGTGGTCATATAATCAGGACTAGCAGCTGTACTAGTACTCGTTACGATGTTGGTGCAGTTGGTGAAATCTTCAGGATCGTTAAGGTAATGCGTGAACGAGGTATCTAAGATATCCGTCTCTTCTTCTCTGTATACTTCTGCTTGTTTATTTTCTTGCTGGCTGATTGGCGGGGAAGAAATGTGTGAAGCAGCGCAAGTGTCATTTCTTGCTTTGAGCCTTTGGAGGAGAAGATTCGTGATCTTTGAGGGAAGAGCAGGggatgaagatgatgaggagGAACAAGGCCAGAAGTTTGTCCTAGTGTTGGAACCACGCAGTAAGCAAGCAGCCTCATCGTACGCCCGGGCTGCTTCCTCGGCTGTATCGAAAGTGCCTAACCACACTCTTATCTTTTGTATGGTGTCTTTAATCTCCGCGACCCAACGACCGGATGGTCTTTGCCTGACACCAACAAATCGCTTCCGGGCTCTCGCAGAACCACCTAGAGCAGCGGCTGCAGCAGCTTCCTTCACCATCTCTTCCCAAGCCATGGTTCCCTCACTAGAACTTTTGTCTTCCACTGCATCATGACCAGCTTTTCTCTTTCTAGCCATGTACACTTGTTTTTCTATGTGGAATTCTCTTCTGTACCTCTCCTTTTCTCCAAGCTAGGTAAGCTTTAGGGGATTCTTGTGGCCAGTGAAGGTTTGGTTGCTATGTGTTTCTGTTCGTGTTGGTCTGATGCATTTATATGAACGGATTGGAAGATGCTGTCAAATGCATGCGAGGGGAGATCAGCTGAAATGGTCTTACtacttgttcttgtttctttgtttcttcATGATTTTTGTCATCCATATGTAAATGCTGCAATattttagtgaatttttatTTGACCAAGCCCAAAGGTACCTTAGAGTTCTCTTTCTTGGTATTAGTTTAAGAGttcgcattttttttttctttgttgaagcCTGAATGGGTCATTGCACttttcttgttaatttattcgattatatataatatttttatgatttgtaCAACCTACCTAAATGATCTGGTCGTACAAGTTATTGACCTATCCTTCAGCAAGAGCATCAAGCTGGAGACACAAAAGCATAAAAGTCATCACccaagggaaagaaaaaacaatatatatatatatatatatatatatatatatatatatatatataagatcagcGAAGTAATTAGTCTACCTTTTCATAGTATGATCACTATGAAATTAAACATTATATTCGttaaaaatctatatattattACCTGTTTGATTGATTACCTTTATTTATGACGCGCGGAGTAATCACGTTAAAGAAGACTTGAAAGAAGACTTGTACGATccataaagaaaagagtaatcaTATGTTTAATTAAGAAGTTAAAGAAGAGACGAAAAATTAACTTATGTGAATAATGTCTTGTACGTTGATCTCATTAATATATTAAGATCATGTATCGCTTAAGCTACCTGGAATATCTCGTTTGCAGTGCGTAATATACaagatctaattattattacCTTAACAAACAATTAATCAAAGACCCCTCATCCTGACTTTGAGGGCAAAAATAGTCACAATAATGGCTGCAAAGAATAGGTTTTTTCAgcaatattttcttctctttaatgtgaaaattaaagcaaaattaTTCCAAGTCATTTTCATGCCCGACTAAGATTGATGAATATCTTCTGGGATAATTAACCATATAAAAGGAGTCTCTGATCATGATTATCTTTTAGCTTTTGTCATTGATAATCAAAGTCAAAGAAACCGATTTTTTCAAAGCCCCACCACAATATAATATAAGCCTAGCTCATCATGTCCAGGCTACCAAACCCGACAatcagaaatatttttattatatattgggtattatatataatatggcaTATCCTTTTCTTAATGTTCTTATATATCATGATCAGTCCAATGATAAAATTAACTATGGTActgttttttctctcttgtatcagcttattataatttaatcttGACGGGCTTTTCATCGCTCATGAGATGATGACATTCCTGGACTAACTCCATTTTTCTATCTGCTTAATTGTGAAATATTATTGCAATTGGTTTAGGTTACACGCTATGCAACAAGCTGATctccaaaagtaaaaaaaattataaaaaaaaaaaaaaaaaccagcttCTTTGGTTAACTCGCCGAATTTGAGATTCTTTGATCTCTTCAATCATTGGAGCTGCATGCTAGCGAagagatcaatttttttttatttttggagtttatgttaaatattttaacatgaacattaataatcaGATCTTTGATTTTTCATGATCTACAATAACaaaacaatgataattaaaCACATAACTTTCTTCCTATATTTGATAAAGAAATTAATCTGATTATGAGAGAAGAATCGTCCTAACAACTTAGTCTTCTAAGTAtctcccgatggctagaggcactctaATATTGTAGGTGAGAACCTTTAATccctcagtactatttataaacttttgATCATCAAGAAGTTTAGAGATTTTGTGTCTCACTGTGATTAGATATAGaatttatctaatctcattggagttaatcttatctcattgtGACTCATCAATTAGATGATAAGTGTTGAGCTATTCTAAACCCTATCGGGATATGGGTGTGCGAGGcatagagtttaaataaaactcctATAGTTTAATGTTAACATGCAAAAGAttatttacatgaaaatgaaaactgtACGTATGTTTTTCGTTAGTTTTAAGATCACATGATCAAAGTTTCATAAATCTTAAAATGGTAATTCTTACGATAACATGAGCTTAGAAACTCACTCTAGATCAAAGGCTAAACCTAATTAATTTCTGGTTCCTGTATGTATGGATGCATGCAATTGATCTTTTCATGTAGCTAAGAGGGAAAAATTAATAGAAGGTGAGGTAGGCTGCATGCGGTATTGCAATACCACCACCTGATCAGCAAGCTAGACATATAAACGACATCATGTGCATGCTAGCTAGGTGACAGATCAAGGGACAACGAAGAGGAAAGACCTAgcaattctttattttttttttatatatatatatatagttatgggGACCGTACAGCCATAACAAAAGATGAGACGACGAGGTCCAACTCCAAATTATGCCCACAACCTTTCTCTTTCGATCGTTTCCTAATTTATGTTATGTGCTAGCTGTTGAAGTTATAACCAACACActaagtttatcatttttttttttcacaaacaggatgatttttaaattatctaCGAGCTGTCTCGTGCAACTattgaaaaaaaagtagaattcaTATGGAAAATGTATACTTTTTATGatgatttttacattttttcaaataatatgcATAAAACTCAAATACcctaaacttatatataatattactcttttataaattaatattctcaaactgatcaattaataataaataggtcCACTCGACCTCCTCCTCTAGCTTTATATAAAATGGACATATGGGCAATAACTATAATATGGAagcatatataataatctatatcAGATGTTCTCCTTGATCGGTACCCATTTGTCGTAATTAGAGGCCGTACTCAAGCGggaatttaatttttcatttaagaaaATCGTGATGCCACGTACTTTTAATTAGACAAGTTGACTCTAGATTGCCCCGTCACGTGTAACGCTTTCGTTTCTCCAAGATTTTTAATTAAGGACAGAAGctaattataaataagaaaaaatataaatatatatatatatatatatatatatatatataaagaattttaGGTCTCCTcattagagagagaaacagacaaaagaaaagacaaaagagAGATTTTTAGGTCTCCTCGTTCGAGGGACCTTGTGCCGTCAAGGCCTCTGCTATGGCTCAGCCTGGCGGGCCCTTGCCGGCAATGAAGGCCAAGTCCTTTGCTGACCTAGTAATGGCTGTCCCACAACCACTCCCAGAAGTCAATCTTCCGATGAGGCCTCCTAAAGTTATTGATGGTCAGGTCTGTTTCATGTTTTCAAAGGAAGAAATGATAGCCTCAGCTGCCCCTTTTAGGTTTTCGCTGGTTTTGAAGTTCTTAAGACAGAGACAAACTCTTGATGCTATTAGATTGTTCATAAGAAATAGATGGAGATTAATGGGTACTATGGTCGTCTCCTCCATGAGCAAAAACAGAAACGTATTTGTCTGTCTTACATTGGAGGAAGATTTCAACAAGGCTTTTTCCCGTGAAGCATATGATATAAATGGGGTCCCTTACAGAGTTTTTCATTGGACGCTGGGGTTCACAGAGAATGAGGAAACTTCGATAGTTTCAGTCTGGGTTATGCTTCCAGGTTTACCACCAAACTTTTATCATGATTCTATACTCAGAATCTTGACGACAACGTTCGGAAATTTCATTCGGTCCGATAACTCCACACGTTGTGCAACAAGAACGGATGGCTCTCGCATTTGTCTTGAGATGGATGCTTCTAGATAGTAGCCCGATTTCTTTAGGATAGGAGCATTGGGGTCTAGCTTTAAGCAAGAGGTGGAGTTTGAGAGATTACCGGCGTTTTGCTTGGCTTGTAAAATGCAGGGCCACAATAAACAGACTTgtagaaaagaagagaaaaatcgAGAAgatgggaaaataaaaaaacaaaaaaaaatggaaggaatATCGTGAAGTTAGGAAAAACTCAAATGTTGAAACAACTGAGGAAAATAACACAGAGGAAGGGGAACCAAAAGGCACCGAACTTGGAATGGCGAAAGAATAAGAGGAAGGGGAGAATGGAATGGAGCCAGAGCAAGAAGGGGGGTAGTTGATAAAAAAGGATGATGATGGAATAGCAAAGGGGGAAAATGTACTCAGGTTTGGGAATGAGTAGGGGGCGTTTACACAGGGTCTTTGTGTGGATAGTATGAATTCCCTTGTACACAAGGCACACATGGCAgaggagaaaaatgaaactCAGGAGATCGTATTGGATAGCTTAAACCAGAGGTTTGTTGATGTGCATAAGAGGGACCACGATGAACAAGAAGAGGCCGAAGGAGATGAGGATGTTGTATTGATTGAAGATGTGCTCTTGGATGAAACAGGATAGGAGATACAAAATGGTGAAACTATGGTGGAATACCAATCAATGTTTGACCAGGAAGAGGGTGGATTAAATGTAGTAGGGAAAAACAAAGATTATCTGTCTGAAGTGGAAAATAGTGGAAACAAGAACAGAGAAGGCAAGGCAGGATGGAGTCATTCGAGAAGCACAAAGCGGGTGATCAGCCGCCctcaaaacttaatttatgatAGGTCCAATTATGTATTGGAACATTAGAGGCTTGGGTAAGTCAAGGGGAAGGTTGAAAAAGCTTGTAAAAGAATTTAAACCCAATATTGTAGCTCTAGCAGAGACTTTTGTGGATGAAAGTAACATGGAAGACATGAAGAAATACCTTTGGCTGGAGAATGGTTGATCTAATCAAATGCAAGCTGGGAAGCTATGGCTCTTGTGGGACAGAAGTGTAAACGTGAATGTCACACACATGAGTGATCAGTTTATAACGGTAAAGATGTTGGAAGAGAGTACAGAGTTCTTAATCACATTTGTATATGCTAAATGTATTTATGGACTTCGAAAACAGTTATGGAGGGATCTAGAAGATGAAGTGCAGTCGAATTTACCTTGGATGGTATTAGGGATTTCAATATAATTAGAACGGACGATGAGAGAAGAAGGGGTGCTCCTCGGCCACTAATAGTGATGGAGGAGTTTAACACATGGATCGATGGGTGCAGGTTACTTGAAATAAATTTCCAAGGGAAAAGGTTAACTTGGTGCAATGGGCAAGAAGGTACAGCAAGGAGCTGGGCTCGACTGGATCAGGggctttttaacaaaaagttcTTAGATTTACTGCCTCAAACATTGCTGATATACTTGGGGCGTAACACGTCGGACCACTAGCCCATGATAGTTTCTTGTGAGCAGAATTTCCAAAGGTATAGGCCATATTTATTTcgatttcaacaaatgtgggtggagCATAAATGATTTGTTCCATGTGTCAAAAAGTGTTGGGAGGAGGAAAGGCATGGGAGTGGTTTGGAGAATCTGGCCTTCAAATTGAAGCGCATGAGACAGGTGCTTAAAACATGGAATAAGGAAATTTTTAGCTGTGTAGAAATTATGGTCCATGATCTAGAGCAGAGGATTGAACTAATTGATTCTCTCCTCCAGGAAGAGTATGTAGAAGCGGTGGAGCAGGACTTACTAGTCTAAAAAATGGAGTTGGAATTATGGAAGAAACGTGAAGAAACCATGCTTGCGCAAAAGGCCAAAGTCAAATGGCTACATAAAGGAGATAACAACACACGATTTCTCCATTCGGTACTGAAGAGAAGGCAGCAgaatcaagtaaaaaaaatgactaCTACGGATGGAACTTCACTTGACTCTCCAGAGGTGGTCCATGAAGGCGCAttcagttattttaaaaaatttttgagttaCAAATGTGAGGCAGAGCTATCGGATTTGGGGCCAATAATTAACAAAGTGAttatagatgaagaaaataagaatGTTACAAAGCGCCCAGCAGTAGAAGAAGTTCGGCAAGCTCTTTTCAGCATTCCCGTGGAGAGTAGTCCGGGACCAGACGGATTTGGTTCAAGTTTTTTCAGAGAATGTTAGGAAATTGTACAAGGTGACGTGGTGGATGCCGTTACATAAATTTTTGCAAGAAAACAGTTACCCAGGTTCTACACGGCATCCTATGTGGCCCTCATTCCGAAGGTACATCAACCGAATGGGTTCGATAAATTTCAGCCTATAAGCCTATGTTCTgtgatttataaaatatgctCTAAAATAATTGTAGCACGGATTACACATTTATTGCCAAGGGTGATATCACAAGAACAAGGGGCCTTCATTCCCAAcagaagtatttttgaaaacattacttTGACTCAAGAAATGGCCTAATCAATACATAAAAAGTCGAATGGTGGAAATGTGATGTTGAAAGTGGATATGTCCAAAGCGTATGATCGAGTCAACTGGAATTTTTTGTTACACGTACTTGCTTACTTCAGTTTTTCTGAAGATGTTTGTGAGTTGATCAAGACATGTATCACGACGCTGTGGTATTCCATTCTCTTGAATGGAACTGTTAAAGGTTTTTTTAAGGGGGAAAGAGGACTTCGACAAGGGGATCCCTTATTGCCATACTTATTTGTATTGATGGAGGAAGTCTTCACCagattactaaaaaaaaattatgagagtGGGACAATATGAGGCTTTTCTCAAGCTAGAGGTACGCctataatttcttatttattatatgcAGATGACATTGTGATATTTACTAATTGAGCAAAGAGGTCTATAAAAGCTTTGGTAAAAGTCTTGGAATTGTATGAAAAGTGGTCAGGGCAAAAAGTTAATAAGGAGAAGTTTGCCATCATATTTTCAAAGCTCATTGTGCCAGTTAGAAGAAGAGAAGTCCTGCAAATCACGGGTTTTGGAGAAGGCTGTTTTCCATTTAAATATTTGGGGGTGAATATAGTAAGCGGTAAACTAACCGTAAGGCATCTGGAGGAACTAATTAACAAGATCCGAGAAGAAGTGAGTGGCTGGAAAATGAGGCTACTCTCGACAAGAGGTAAACTTATTTTGTTAAAGCATGTTTTAACAAGTATGCCAATTTATCTTTTATTGGTCTTATAGGTACCTAAGTCGGTCTTCACTATCATAAATCGCATACTTAGCACCTTTTTTTGGGGTGAAATGGATGGATCTCCAAAAAAGAAGTGGTGTGCGTGGCACAAAATCTGTAGGCCTGTATCTGAGGGGGGTCTAGGGCTACGGGATTTTGAGGAAACACAAAAATCCCTTCATAAAGTTTGCTTGGAATGTTCTAAAGGATGAATCGCTATGGACATGTTTTTTTAGGGAAAAATATGTGAAGGAAAATCATATATCCCTTGTTGATATTACAAAAGGAACACGATTTTGGAGAATGATAATAAAACAAATGCCTTATGTGCTAGACCAGTCCCGTTGGAAAgtgcggggggggggggggggcaatgTCTTTTTTTGGCTGGATGCATGGACTAGGGATGGTCCGTTGGCAGACCCTTTAGACATCATCGAGAGTCCTGGGTTAAAGGTATGTGAATGCAAGCTAGAAAATGAGTGGGATGTGCAAATGCTAGAGCGTCTGGTGGGAGGaggaaaaatggaggaaataaTCGAAGCCTTGGGAAATCCACTAGAGGGGCGAGACTTGCTTATATGGATGCCTTCCATAGATGGCAAATTCATGGTCCGTAATGCTTGGGAGTGTCTGCGCGTGAAGTACCCGAAAACCCCATGGTCTGTGTGGGTTTGGCATAAAtcattaccaaaaaaaatatcGGTCATTGTATGGAAAGCATGGAATAATAGCCTTAGTGTGGATGATAGATTGAGGAGGATTGGGATCCCAGTGGTGCCAAAGTGTAACTGTTGCCATGAAGGTGGTTACGAGGATATCAATCATGTTTTATATGTTGGTGACTTTGCCCAACAATTATGGAGGAAAGGTGCAAAAAATCTGGGAATGCAGTTTCGGGGGAGAATAACTAGGAAGGAAAATATGCTGCTATGGTTTCGGCATGCCTCACAGTCATCTCAAATGGGTTTCAGTTGGGGTGTTCTTCCTTCAATTTTATCTTGGAGGTTGTGGTTGAGGAGATGCAAAGTGCGAATAGAAGGACAGGCAGAATCACTGGAAGAAGCTTGGCAGTCGGTCAAATATTGGATGGCAAGATTAATGAATGAATCTACAAAGTTTCGGAACCATGCTCATGGAGACCAAGAATTGTTACGCAGCTTGAATATTGTCGATTTGCCTGTGAAAGTGAAGAGGATACAAGTGGTTAGTTGGACGAAGCCAAAACAAGGGAGATACAAACTCAACACGGACGGAAGCAGTAGGCACAACCCAGGTGCCTCTGGTGCAGGAGGAATTCTTCATGATGACCAAGGTAACTTAGTGTTTGCCTTTTCTGAAGATCTTGGACCTGGCAGTAACAATGCAGCGGAATTAAGGGCCATCTTGCATGGGATAAAAATGTGTCGAGAACAGAGGATTACTGGAGTGGATGTCGAAACCGACTCACTGATGGTGGTCAAATGGATTACTGGTGCAAAGTGTGGAGTGTGGTACCTTGAagacttttgggaggaaatcttgaaaattctcaaaGAAGGGGATTACACTATACAGCATGTCTTCCAAGAAGGAAACGTCCTTGCAGATTACTTAGCGAAACTTGGTGCATAGGGACAAGATCGAGTATGGCATACTATTATGCAGGTGCCTAGGACACTACGAGGACTCATTCGTACATATAAGCTAAACCTCCCCTATCTTCATATCCATTAGTAATTTTCAAAGAAGTTTTGTTgtcttttaaatttagaatcCTTTATTTTGGCAAAAGTGTGGGTCTTGTAATCATGGTTTTCCCTCCACCTAAAGTGAGGTACCAGTTAATATAATAGAGGCTTTGTCCTcgttcatttaaaaaaattagttagtCTCTCACTAATTTATAAGCTTGATCGGGACAAATGATCAAGACCCTGCTAAGTTCACCCGAACATGTCGTATCCCCTGCTAGCTGCAGGAAGATGTCAAATAGACGTTGTTTCCCGTTACTCCATGTGGATGTCCAGGAACAAATCcatataacttttataattcGTTTGATCAAACTCTAATTaagatttaattaatataatgaaGTGGAGAGACTCATGAATATAATGACCTCCTCgtgcgtgtatgtgtgtgtgtgtgtgtgtgtgtgtgtaatatatataattataattccCTTTCCATGGGTCAAATATGTAACATAAGTTTGCTGGGTTGTCCACGAATTCCATGCATGTTAATTACCAGCAGCTTGTATATcatgtcttatatatatagataatataatttgaaataattgatgggttttatttattaatttatatatatatatatatatatattgaaacgAAGAATCGAATGATAATTAGTTTGagttacacatatatatacagatGAGGATgtcaattttcatattaaaatatttccaaTAAAATGGAAATTAAAGATATcgaggggttttttttttttttttttatacagtaAAACGAATTAATCTACAGGTGAGATTGAATGATCCGTGGTCGttagatattataattttggattatttttagaatgATTTTACAATGGAATTTTTCTAGACAAGTTTTAATGCACGATTTGATGTGAGATTAACGTCATTGGTAAAAGAATGACTGTTTGAACACTTTGCTACATTGATATCTATCTACTATTGAGGTTAGTCTCcacaacaatataataatttcgTTTTTCACTAA harbors:
- the LOC121249730 gene encoding ethylene-responsive transcription factor ERN1-like, producing the protein MARKRKAGHDAVEDKSSSEGTMAWEEMVKEAAAAAALGGSARARKRFVGVRQRPSGRWVAEIKDTIQKIRVWLGTFDTAEEAARAYDEAACLLRGSNTRTNFWPCSSSSSSSPALPSKITNLLLQRLKARNDTCAASHISSPPISQQENKQAEVYREEETDILDTSFTHYLNDPEDFTNCTNIVTSTSTAASPDYMTTSFESSITEKEDCGGREMGFDYNWSINAAQTSSGTEGNFGGEGDQEDGEDATADVGTMDFQFLDAAGTCFYSPFEIAEEINAEPVEPENCTDEPSMLRAAMKRMKYERKFSASLYAFNGIPECLKLKLRSGNLNVKGRGISDQLSHLQEACHNKMEKNAEVFEEMMGKREDIPQSSVEMGSSSSNNDGELSLWSSLDLPPICFVN